The DNA window TTGTACTATAAAATTCAATGACAACAAGACTTTAACTTATGCTGCGTAACTCCTGCTTTAAACAATCTTTTTTCAATATTTCTTTCGATTAATTTATTTCTAAATCTGCAAAAAGTTGAAGCATTGGGCAATTCATCCGCTAGTTCAAAGCCTGTAAATGCCATAAAATCAACTCTGACGCTAAGAGCTTCAACCAGTTGCTCATCGCTTAAACTGTGCCATTGTTGTAAAAGTATGGATTTGAACATTTTTAATCTATCGTACGGAACCTGACCGCCCATTAGGCTTTCATCGCTTTTATGAATTTTTCTTAAATGATTTAAACATCTGTTCCAATTTATTAATTTGTTTACTGCAATTATTTTATTATTTTTAATTTTTTCGCTTACACCCAGCATGAAAAATGTAGTCATTTTCGCCCCTTTAATATTGATATGACTATATTTTATCACAAATTAGACGTGCATTGGTCTTAAAAAACAAAATGGATTGCCGCGTCGAGTCTAAATCCTCTCCTAGCAATGACGCATAAATTTAATTAACAATTCGAGTTATTTAGTGCTTAAAAAAAGCCTCTAGCATTCCATCTATAAAGAACTGGCATGCAAGAGCCGTTAACAAAATTCCGAAAATTCTGTTTAAAACGTTAATTCCTGTTTTTCCTAACAACCGGCTTATGGATGCGGAAAAAGTTAAAATAATCCAGCATATAACCATATTGGCAAAAAGAGCTGACAAAATAATTGCTTGATGAATCAAATCACCTTCTGCCTGCTTCATAAACAGAATAACCATAGTGATTGCAGCAGGCCCGGATAATAAAGGAATAGCAAGAGGAAAAACCGAAATATCATTTTTCCCCATCGATTCTTCTCTCTCTTCGACAGTTTCAGATCTGATTCCCGAGGATGGTTTTGCCAGTACCATATCTATAGACAAAATTAAAAGTAAAATTCCACCTGCTATGCGAAAAGCAGGTAAACTTATGCCTAAAATATTTAAAACGCCTGTACCTGACAATGCAAAGAAAAATAATATAAAAAAAGCAATGATAACGCCTTTAATTGCCATTTTTTTTCTGAAAGCAATGTTGGCATTACTTGTTAAAGAAACAAATACAGGGGTAGTTCCTATAACATCTATCGTAAAAAACAGGGCGAGAAAAGTTACTATTGTTGAATTTAAAATGCCATGCAAAGCTATTTTCCTTATAAATATTGTAATATATTAAAATTATAAATCACAAGACTAAACCCTTCAAGATAATTATATAAGTGACAATAGATTAATAATTATTAAGAATTATAAATAGGTTTAAATTCAATGCAATAAAGGTCTTTGGGCTGTTTTTTACTTTAATGTGTAAATTTTATCAGCTAATTTTCAGCTAAAATATCAATTTTTATTTTTCAGAAGTATTATACATATTAGAAAAATGTATTAAGGCAGTTTAAAGAGAGAATTTAATGATTAGTTCTGTTACAAATTTAATTCAGCCAAAATCCGCAGACTTAAGCTTTGGCGTTAAATATACAGATTTTGAGATTCTAGAACTTATCGAAAACAGAATTTTAAATTTTTTAAAAGAAGACAGAGAATTAGAACAACCGGTAATATTATCAATAAATTCAAGAGCCATTATAAAACTTACATATTTTCTGAGCGGTCTGGCAAAAAGACCTGTTGCAATAGGTGTTGCCGGAGAAACAGCAAGCGGGAAATCCAGTTTTGTCTACGATCTGGTTGATTCTGTTAATTCTATCCATGCCGGAATGGGGATTGAAGAAAACATTACTAAAGTTAATGCCGATAATTATTACTATGACAGGTCAAAAGAAGTTAAAGCGGCCGGCGGAATAGCTAAATTTGTTGAAAATTATGATCTTGATGCGCCCAGTGCAGTTGATCTTGAGCTTTTGAAAACTCATATCGAAAAACTTATCTGCGGACATGACGCTATGACCCCTAAATATTTTCTGGATGGAACAGCTATAAGACTCGATAACCATATCCTCTGCAAAACAAACCCTATAATTGTTTCAGAGGGTATTTTTAATTTAAATGAAAAAATTAAAAATATTTTTGATATTTGCTTGTATGTAAATGTTTCACCGGAAGCCCAAAGAGAAAGATGGTTCAGAAGAGCAGCAGAAAGAGATTTTAAAGGCGAACAGGCCGAAAAAGCCTTTGCGAGCATAATGGAGAAAACAAAAATTCACATTAAGCCGACTGTGAAAAATGCTGATATTATCATTAACGGCGACGCAAACCGCGAAGATTACAGAAAATCGGCAGCAAAATTTTTTAATATATTCATGGATCTTGTAAAAACACCTGTTTAATTTGCGCATTGTCATCTTGAGAAGCAAAGCGGCGTGATAATCTATCCAATAGAGCCTAAAGTCAATTTGTGATATAACAATTTTGCTCTTCCTCGCAATTTTATGACAAAGAAATAAGGATAATAAATGAATTTAACTGTATTTGCAGGAACTTTTAACCCGATTCATATTGCGCATCTCATAATTGCGGAATCAGTCCGCACTGAACTAAATGCCGATAAAATTCTGTTCATTCCGTCATTTATTCCTCCACATAGAGATTCTGACTTAGCAGGTGCCGCACATCGCTTAAATATGGTTAAACTGGCTATTGAAACCAATCCGCATTTTGAAGTTTCTGATATTGAGCTGAAACTTCAGGGAATTTCGTATACTTTCAACACAATTCAAGAACTTTACAGACAAAATTCTGAAATAAAAAGCAAAATTAATTTTATTATAGGAGCTGATGCCTTTAATAATATAGAAAGCTGGTATAAATACGAAGAACTGGCGAAATTAATTAATTTTATCGTTCTTGCCCGACCAAAAAGCAAAGATATAGAAGAAATTATAAATAATTTAAGTTTGAAAGATTTCAGCTATAAATTTGTGGAAGCTCCGAGAATCGATATTTCTTCTTCCTTTATAAGACAGCGGGTTAAAGAAAAAAAATCCGTAAAACACCTTGTAACAAATGAAGTGGAAAGCTATATTGAAAAAAACAGGCTTTATTGCGATTAAGGAAGTTAAAAATGACAAATAATCCGATAGACATAAGAGAATGGATAAAAAACAAACTGGAATGTGATGAAGAAAGATATCTGCATTCTCTTGGAGCTGAAGAAACCGCAAGAGAACTTGCTGCCAGATTTGGTGCGGATGAAGAAAAAGCAGCACTTGCAGCACTTATCCATGACAACGCAAAATGCTTTGAGTACAAAGAACTTGTGCAAATCGTTAATGAGAATAATTTCCCCATAAAAGACGATGTAAAAAATAACCATAAAATATTACACGCCTTTGCAGGGGCTTATCTGGCACAAAAAGAGCTGGGAATAGAAGACAAAGACATCTTAAACGCCATAATGTACCACACAACAGGCAGAACAGCGATGAGCCTCCTTGAAAAAATCGTCTATTTGTCTGATAAATTGGAAAAAAGAACAAGACCGCCTGAGTACAGAAATAAAATCGCAAAAATTCTTCAACAAACAAACGACATAGACAAAACAATTCTTGTAACAGTCGATTTGACAATAAGAAGCCTGCTTGACAGAAAACTTGCAATAAACTCACGAACTATAGAAGTCTGGAATGATTTAATTATTTAACGTGAATTGCCAGATACTCAAACTCCACATGAATATATGTCTTGTCATTCTGAGGACTATAAATCCGAAGAATCTGTTCAAAAAAGCTTTTTAAGCTTAAAACCCAAAAGGGAAAGCTGTTTCGCTTTGCTCAACATGACAATAAGAAAATTAATTGGCAATTGGAGTTAAATAAAAACGAAAAGTTAAAATATTATTAGTTTTATTTGATGATATAAAAAAAACTAGTATAATAAACTTATGAGCTTATATTAATAATAAGTATTTAGTTTCTTTGTGTAGCTGGTAAAAGTAATAGTTATAGAGGTATAAATTGAGTTTAGAGCAATATTTAGGATTATTTATTGATGAATCCAAAGAAAACCTGCAAATTTTAAATGGAAATCTATTAAAATTAGAAAAAGAACCTGAAAATACAGAAGTTCTAAATGAAATATTCAGGGTTGCACATACCTTTAAAGGTATGGCAAAGACAATGGGCTTTAACTATACATCTGATTTAACCCATAATATGGAAAATCTTCTCGAACCTTTAAGAAGTGGCAAAAAACAGGCTGACAGCAAGGTTGTTGATCTTCTTTTCAGTTGTCTTGACAAACTGGAAGGACTTGTCGACAACATTGTCGACAAAGGTTCAGAAAATGAAGATGTTTCCATAAATCAACTTGTAAAAGATTTACAGGCTGTAATCAGCAACAAAGAATCTGCTGCCCCTGACACTTCGGCATGCCAAAAACTTGAATTTAATGAATACGAACAAACAGTAATTAATGCGGCACTTAATCAAGGCCTAACAATCAAAGAAATAACAGTATACATCTCAAATGATTGTGTTCTTCCCGGCGTAAGAAGCTATATGATAAATTCTCTTCTTGAAAATATGGGAGAAATTGTAAAGTACATTCCTTGCGTTGAAGAAATAGAATCAGGCGTATTCTTACAAACAAAAGATTTCAACCATGTAGTCAAGGCTGTATTTATTACCAATGAGCCTAATGAGCAAATAAAAGAGAAAATAAAAGATATATCAGAAATAGCAGAGGCTGATGTCGCTGATATTACAAATTTAACAAAAACAGATACAGCTACAAAAGACGATGCCCCAGGAACAACTACAGAAATTAAGCAATCAGAAGAAACAAAGCCTGAAGATATTCAAGAACAAAAAGCAATTTCTAAAGTTGTTAATCAAACCATCAGAGTAAATGCAAGCAGGCTGGATAAGCTTATGAATCTTGTAGGGGAGCTTGTAATCAATAAAACAAGAATATTTGAATTATCAAAAGATCTTGAAAGCAATGACCTGATAAATTCTGTAGGGTTTATGGAAAATATTACCGGCGAAATTCAAGAAATTGTGATGAAACTTAGGATGGTTCAGGTAGATCAAGTATTTAACAGATTCCCCCGCCTTGTAAGAGACATTGCTAAAAACCTAAAAAAAGAAGTTAATCTTGTAATAAAAGGTAAAGAAATAGAAATTGATCGTGCTGTTGTTGATGAAATAGGCGACCCTTTAGTTCATTTAATTAGAAATTCACTTGATCATGGTCTTGAAACCCCTGAAGAACGTATTAAAAAGGGCAAATTAGCCAAAGGAACTATCGAACTGCACGCTTTAAACGAAGGCGATAATATTTTAATAAAAGTTATTGATGACGGACGGGGAATAGACCCTGACAATATCAAAAGGAAGGCGATCTCTAAAGGATTTATCACGGAAGAAGCCGCACGATCTTTAGACGAAAGCGCTATTTTTGATTTGGTGTTAAAGCCCGGTTTTTCTACGGTAGAAGTAGCAACTGATTTATCAGGACGCGGTGTTGGAATGGACGTGGTTAAATCAAAAGTTATTTCGCTTGGAGGAACAGTAAATATAAGCTCAAAAATAGATAAAGGGACTGTTGTTACAATAACTTTACCTTCTACAATGGCAATTATACAGGCTTTAATTATAAAAATCGGCGAAGAAATCTACGCTATGCCTCTTAACTGCATTAACGAAGTAATTGACATAACAGCAGATCAAGTTAAAAAAATTCAAAATAAAGAAGTTATAACTGTAAGAGAAAAAACTATTCCGCTTTTAAGAATGCCGGAATTTCTTGAAACACCGGGTTATATCGATGATGCTGAAAAACCTATTACTGTAGTAATCGTAAAAAGTCAGGAAAAATATATCGGCATATCTGTAACAGAACTTGTTGGACAACAGGAAGTCGTTATTAAGCCAATAAACAAAAAATTATGTTCAGAACACTATATTTCGGGAGCAACAACTCTTGGAAACGGCGAAGTAGCATTGATATTAAACATCAATAATTTAATTTAGGAGTCTTTAATGCTTGAGGATTTAATAAAATCAGGACAAAAAGAAATACAAGTTATAATCTTTAAACTTGGTAGTGAAGAGTATGCCGTTCCAATAAGCTGTGTTCAGGAAATAATAATGCCCCAAAAAGCTACCAGAATACCGAAATCGCCTCTCTATGTGGAAGGTGTTATTAATTTAAGAGGCAATATAATTCCTGTTATAGACGGAAAAAAGAAGTTTTTGTTAAAAGACAAACAGGATAATTCCTTAATTGATAAAAGAATCATGATTTTGGAAGTCGAAAGCGAAACAACAGGTCTTATAGTTGACAACGTAAATGAAGTGATTAACCTGAATATCAGCGAAATAGAGCCGACTCCGATTGATCTTGCCGAAAATGCCGAAATATTCTGCGGAATAGGCAAATACAATAACAGGCTATTAATACTTATAAATTCAGAAAAATTCATGGCAATTAATGATGAAGAAAAAAAGATAGAAGCTTTTGTAAAAGTAACGGAAGTAATAAAAAAAGCTCAAAATGCTGCTTAGTTCTACTTCTAAAAGGATTAGTCAATGACCACAATTAATATAAATAAATTATTGAATCGTGTTGATGCAATTCCCAGCAACTTTCATATCGCAATAAAAGTTGCTAAAATGCTTGACAACTTAAATGTAAACATTGCAGAGCTTTCCAGAATTATTGGTGCTGATCAATCTTTTACCGTACAGCTTTTAAAACTCTGTAATTCAGCGCAATTCGGTTTTTCAAGAAAAATTGTAACTGTAAACGATGCAATAACAAGACTCGGATTTAAAACATTAAAAAGTCTGGTATTTGTTGTAGTTTCAAAAGGCTCTTTTAATAAACCTATTGATGGTTATGATCTTGCAAAAGGAGAATTATGGAGAAATTCCATCGCATGTGCAGTGTATTCAAAATATCTTGCCGAAATATCAGGGTATAAAGACCCTGAACTGGCTTTTACAGCTGGTTTATTACGAGATATAGGCAAACTAATTATACATGAATACGTAAAAGAAGAGTACAACAATATTGTAAATCTTGTTAATTCCGAAAATACAGGTTTTTCTGAGGCAGAAGAGAAAATTTTGGGATATAATCATTCGCAGGTTGGTGCTAAAATTGCAGCAAAATGGAATTTTCCAAAAGTACTGGAAGAAACTATCGAGTTTCATCATAACCCCAATAGCGCCCAAAACTCCTGCTTGGATAAACACCTTATAAATATTATACATGTGGCTGATTCTATCGCAATGATGCTTGGAATAGGGCTCGGAAATGATGGAATGATGCATAGCCTAAATTTAAGTTCTCTGGAAAATATCGGAATAGATTTGAATTCTGTTGGCATTGAGTCATTAATTTCTGATATGGTAGATTTAAGTACGGAAATTGATTTATTAATGGCAAATATGAATTGAGTTGGTTAGAAAATAGATAATGAGTAACGTGATAAATATTGGAATGAGTCAAATAGAAGTATCATCAAAACCGGGAACTATACTTGTAGCACCCAGTTTGGGCTCATGTATAGGACTGGCAATCTATGATCCCTCTTCAAAAATAGGGGGAATGGCTCATATTGTTCTTCCTGACAGTACAAAAACATTAAAAGAAAGTGAAAATCAAGGAAAATACGCAGATACAGCTGTTCCGGAAATATTAAAAAAATTGTTTTCTATGGGTGCGAATAAAAACAAACTTGTAATAAAAATCGCAGGCGGAGCTCAAATGTTTAATTTGCAACAAGGCTCTAATATCTTGAATATAGGTTTTAGAAATACAATCGCGGTAAAAGCAGCCCTATCCAAAGAAGGATTGGAATTAATAAAGGCTGATACAGGCGGTAACAAAGGCAGAACATTTAAGCTTGATATACAGACAGGATCATTTTCTGTAAAATTAATTGGTCAAAATGAAGTTGAATTATAGGAGGATAAATATATATGCCTAAAGTACTAATCACTGATGATGCCGCATTTATGAGAATGATGCTTAAAGATATATTGACAAAAGGCGGATATGAAATAGTCGGAGAAGCAGTAAACGGCAATGATGCTTTTGAAAAATACAATCAATTTAAGCCTGATCTTGTAACCATGGACATCACTATGCCCGTATGCGATGGAATTACCGCATTAAAAAAAATCATGGACTCTGATCCTGCTGCAAAAGTTGTTATGTGTTCAGCAATGGGACAACAAGCCATGGTTATTGAATCCATTCAATCCGGAGCAAAAGATTTTATTGTAAAACCATTCCAGCCTCAAAGAGTTTTAGAAGCGGTTAAAAAACTTATCGGATAAAGTTTAAGTTTATTCTTCCTTCTCCGGCAACCTCACTCAACAGAATAGGGGTGTAAATAATGGTTTAACTATACTTATTTAAAAAAGTATAGTTAAACAAAAAATATTATTATTTGAGTGTTTTCAACATGATTTCATCTGTGTTTACAAAGTTTATAGCTTTTTCTACATTGCCGGAAACCGACAAAACCGTATAAAAATTTTCTTTAATTGTCGGCGCAAGCTTTATTGCCTGAACAAATTCTTCTTTATTCAAGGGAAATTTTGAAACGTAATCAAAAAATCCCGTAATTTCAAGAAAGTTTTTTACCACATCAAACTGATTATTTTGGAGATAACTACAAACATAAGTAGCTATACCGACCTGAATACCGTGCATGGAAGGCTTTTTAGAGATTTCATCATAAGCATGCGAAATCAAATGCTCACTTCCGCTGGCAGGTCTGCTTGAACCGGCTATTTCCATAGAAACACCGTTCATTAAAAGAGAATTAGCAAGATGATAAAGAAATTCTGTATTTTTAATGTCGATATTTTGATAGTTTACAATATCTGTAATCGTATTATTCGCAATAAGATAAGAAAAATCGCTAAAATAATCTTTTCCAAGATGCGAAGCTTCTTTCCAGTCGAAGCCTGCTGTAATTTTTGAAATTAAATCGCCTATCCCTGAATATATACAGGATTCAGGGCTTGTTTGCAA is part of the bacterium genome and encodes:
- a CDS encoding response regulator — translated: MPKVLITDDAAFMRMMLKDILTKGGYEIVGEAVNGNDAFEKYNQFKPDLVTMDITMPVCDGITALKKIMDSDPAAKVVMCSAMGQQAMVIESIQSGAKDFIVKPFQPQRVLEAVKKLIG
- a CDS encoding chemotaxis protein CheW, whose amino-acid sequence is MLEDLIKSGQKEIQVIIFKLGSEEYAVPISCVQEIIMPQKATRIPKSPLYVEGVINLRGNIIPVIDGKKKFLLKDKQDNSLIDKRIMILEVESETTGLIVDNVNEVINLNISEIEPTPIDLAENAEIFCGIGKYNNRLLILINSEKFMAINDEEKKIEAFVKVTEVIKKAQNAA
- a CDS encoding chemotaxis protein CheA, which translates into the protein MSLEQYLGLFIDESKENLQILNGNLLKLEKEPENTEVLNEIFRVAHTFKGMAKTMGFNYTSDLTHNMENLLEPLRSGKKQADSKVVDLLFSCLDKLEGLVDNIVDKGSENEDVSINQLVKDLQAVISNKESAAPDTSACQKLEFNEYEQTVINAALNQGLTIKEITVYISNDCVLPGVRSYMINSLLENMGEIVKYIPCVEEIESGVFLQTKDFNHVVKAVFITNEPNEQIKEKIKDISEIAEADVADITNLTKTDTATKDDAPGTTTEIKQSEETKPEDIQEQKAISKVVNQTIRVNASRLDKLMNLVGELVINKTRIFELSKDLESNDLINSVGFMENITGEIQEIVMKLRMVQVDQVFNRFPRLVRDIAKNLKKEVNLVIKGKEIEIDRAVVDEIGDPLVHLIRNSLDHGLETPEERIKKGKLAKGTIELHALNEGDNILIKVIDDGRGIDPDNIKRKAISKGFITEEAARSLDESAIFDLVLKPGFSTVEVATDLSGRGVGMDVVKSKVISLGGTVNISSKIDKGTVVTITLPSTMAIIQALIIKIGEEIYAMPLNCINEVIDITADQVKKIQNKEVITVREKTIPLLRMPEFLETPGYIDDAEKPITVVIVKSQEKYIGISVTELVGQQEVVIKPINKKLCSEHYISGATTLGNGEVALILNINNLI
- the yqeK gene encoding bis(5'-nucleosyl)-tetraphosphatase (symmetrical) YqeK is translated as MTNNPIDIREWIKNKLECDEERYLHSLGAEETARELAARFGADEEKAALAALIHDNAKCFEYKELVQIVNENNFPIKDDVKNNHKILHAFAGAYLAQKELGIEDKDILNAIMYHTTGRTAMSLLEKIVYLSDKLEKRTRPPEYRNKIAKILQQTNDIDKTILVTVDLTIRSLLDRKLAINSRTIEVWNDLII
- a CDS encoding HDOD domain-containing protein — translated: MTTININKLLNRVDAIPSNFHIAIKVAKMLDNLNVNIAELSRIIGADQSFTVQLLKLCNSAQFGFSRKIVTVNDAITRLGFKTLKSLVFVVVSKGSFNKPIDGYDLAKGELWRNSIACAVYSKYLAEISGYKDPELAFTAGLLRDIGKLIIHEYVKEEYNNIVNLVNSENTGFSEAEEKILGYNHSQVGAKIAAKWNFPKVLEETIEFHHNPNSAQNSCLDKHLINIIHVADSIAMMLGIGLGNDGMMHSLNLSSLENIGIDLNSVGIESLISDMVDLSTEIDLLMANMN
- the nadD gene encoding nicotinate (nicotinamide) nucleotide adenylyltransferase, which produces MNLTVFAGTFNPIHIAHLIIAESVRTELNADKILFIPSFIPPHRDSDLAGAAHRLNMVKLAIETNPHFEVSDIELKLQGISYTFNTIQELYRQNSEIKSKINFIIGADAFNNIESWYKYEELAKLINFIVLARPKSKDIEEIINNLSLKDFSYKFVEAPRIDISSSFIRQRVKEKKSVKHLVTNEVESYIEKNRLYCD
- a CDS encoding transposase, with amino-acid sequence MTTFFMLGVSEKIKNNKIIAVNKLINWNRCLNHLRKIHKSDESLMGGQVPYDRLKMFKSILLQQWHSLSDEQLVEALSVRVDFMAFTGFELADELPNASTFCRFRNKLIERNIEKRLFKAGVTQHKLKSCCH
- a CDS encoding MarC family protein, coding for MHGILNSTIVTFLALFFTIDVIGTTPVFVSLTSNANIAFRKKMAIKGVIIAFFILFFFALSGTGVLNILGISLPAFRIAGGILLLILSIDMVLAKPSSGIRSETVEEREESMGKNDISVFPLAIPLLSGPAAITMVILFMKQAEGDLIHQAIILSALFANMVICWIILTFSASISRLLGKTGINVLNRIFGILLTALACQFFIDGMLEAFFKH
- a CDS encoding iron-containing alcohol dehydrogenase family protein, yielding MIKFQQKQIFIPSILKIGKGELSNLGNYLKEESFMNIACFFSAGIEELFGEKIFQSLDSNEIKIHHKDIIEEIHIENIIHTAFKIPKNVDALVGIGGGKALDYSKYCAFVLDLPFISIPTSTSNDGFCSPNSSLLVENKRKSVKAKIPYGVIVDIEVLQTSPESCIYSGIGDLISKITAGFDWKEASHLGKDYFSDFSYLIANNTITDIVNYQNIDIKNTEFLYHLANSLLMNGVSMEIAGSSRPASGSEHLISHAYDEISKKPSMHGIQVGIATYVCSYLQNNQFDVVKNFLEITGFFDYVSKFPLNKEEFVQAIKLAPTIKENFYTVLSVSGNVEKAINFVNTDEIMLKTLK
- a CDS encoding chemotaxis protein CheD, translating into MSNVINIGMSQIEVSSKPGTILVAPSLGSCIGLAIYDPSSKIGGMAHIVLPDSTKTLKESENQGKYADTAVPEILKKLFSMGANKNKLVIKIAGGAQMFNLQQGSNILNIGFRNTIAVKAALSKEGLELIKADTGGNKGRTFKLDIQTGSFSVKLIGQNEVEL